In Leptodesmis sichuanensis A121, the following are encoded in one genomic region:
- a CDS encoding integron integrase, which yields MAAPPKKLLDQVREAIRIKHYSYRTEESYVYWIRRYILFHNKRHPREMGKAEMEAFLSHLAVEEQVAASTQNQALSALLFLYRYVLNQPFEEPLDALRAKRSRYLPTVLTREEVLAVIEQLSGVYRLVIQVLYGSGLRLTEGLRLRVKDLDFAQRQIIIRDTKGAESRITTLPECLIERLKQHLQGVKRLHQLDLEAGYGSVYLPFALDRKYPNADRDWIWQFVFPSFGLSRDPRSGVVRRHHLHETGVQRAVKQATRAAGIEKRVNCHTFRHSFATHLLQNGYDIRTVQELLGHKDVKTTMIYTHVLNRGGRGVRSPLD from the coding sequence ATGGCCGCACCGCCCAAAAAACTCCTGGATCAGGTTCGGGAGGCGATTCGCATTAAGCACTATTCGTATCGAACGGAAGAGAGTTACGTCTATTGGATTCGGCGTTACATTCTCTTCCACAACAAGCGCCATCCCAGAGAGATGGGCAAGGCTGAAATGGAAGCGTTTCTCAGTCATCTGGCGGTCGAGGAACAGGTGGCGGCCTCTACCCAAAATCAGGCGCTCAGTGCCCTGCTGTTCTTATATCGCTATGTTCTAAACCAGCCGTTTGAAGAGCCGTTAGACGCTTTGAGGGCAAAGCGTTCCCGCTATTTACCAACGGTGCTGACCAGGGAGGAAGTGCTGGCGGTGATTGAGCAGTTATCTGGGGTTTATCGTCTGGTGATTCAGGTGCTCTATGGCAGTGGTTTGCGGTTGACAGAGGGGTTACGGCTACGGGTAAAAGATTTGGATTTCGCTCAGCGGCAAATTATTATTCGCGATACAAAAGGCGCGGAAAGCCGGATCACGACATTGCCTGAGTGTTTGATTGAGCGATTGAAGCAGCATTTGCAAGGGGTTAAACGGCTCCATCAGTTAGATCTGGAGGCTGGTTACGGTTCTGTATACCTGCCCTTTGCCCTCGATCGCAAATATCCCAACGCTGACCGAGACTGGATTTGGCAGTTTGTCTTCCCCTCCTTTGGGCTTTCTCGCGATCCACGCAGCGGCGTTGTGCGTCGCCATCATTTGCATGAAACTGGCGTGCAACGAGCTGTGAAGCAAGCAACACGAGCCGCGGGCATTGAAAAGCGGGTCAATTGTCATACGTTTCGACATAGCTTTGCCACCCATCTGCTGCAAAATGGCTACGATATCCGCACGGTGCAGGAGTTGCTGGGCCACAAGGATGTGAAGACAACCATGATTTACACCCATGTACTCAACCGGGGTGGCAGGGGGGTTCGGAGTCCACTGGATTAG